A DNA window from Oscarella lobularis chromosome 8, ooOscLobu1.1, whole genome shotgun sequence contains the following coding sequences:
- the LOC136190479 gene encoding 3',5'-cyclic-AMP phosphodiesterase 4C-like isoform X1: MHVASSVRRYKIGLWSLPDLSASAPWFLLAIVLLYVTAQQFHIRTKTATRQASPRDVGDGPSPSPKNQSQRLRSSSLPAIKPLELRQTHHSVLSPLVPIMEQPKGTPKRKSASIADMGPFYVAPRSERRPSFVDLTLSLYARPSDSVASSTAVSAASSRATSASSRAASAAGTAASTSQAGTPVASASAPSFPAEKDPTVFESLAIAERSIEQLVTLSKPGGDEATKQSLVDACGTLCTPILDSVSRCKAELERVILNNDRDIIEQQVMEEQEQCGVKISAELDIEQPAMGVDILPLKYDPETENPASKQDLANRKHFVPGLRKVVDPKRLDEMVDNLVTWDFDAFSFKDVCGSHPLVSMCHFTFCHWDLYNQLHIRESVAVRYFCEIEAMYNDNPYHNCLHAADVVQATNFLLSAARVRQILSLDETFALLFAAAVHDVDHPGFTNEFLWLIQDPIAVMYHGVRSLEHHHVKLAFKTLWRSEDYNLLSGTTFDKTQARFEKLVSRLVLGTDISGGRVASRLASLCCLVKADQDATRPEGKVDVEKDPVWKKQRHRVNLMKSILNSADVSNPGRLFYIADKWKEAITEEFFNQGDEEKKRGLQLTSIMNREANPAVTQRMFLNICVYPFWAQLAKIIEPLGTVPPKGEKLPIDDAVQTVYNNLAKWFEIAPPEKPDDEKPPEAKPADEKPPEAKPADEKPPEAKPADEKPPEAKPADEKPAE, encoded by the exons ATGCACGTGGCGTCTAGCGTGCGGCGTTATAAGATAGGACTTTGGTCCTTGCCAGATCTATCAGCGTCAGCACCTTGGTTTCTTCTCGCGATCGTATTGCTCTACGTGACCGCCCAGCAATTCCATATACGGACAAAAACGGCTACCCGTCAAGCATCAccacgcgacgtcggcgacggcccgtcgccgtcgccaaagAACCAATCACAACGGCTccgctcctcctccctccCCGCCATAAAACCCCTCGAATTGCGACAAACTCACCACAGCGTCCTCTCGCCTCTCGTGCCGATCATGGAGCAACCGAAGGGAACGCCCAAG agaaaatcggcgtcgaTAGCAGATATGGGACCTTTTTACGTCGCTcc TCGCTCTGAACGTCGCCCGTCCTTCGTCGACTTGACGTTGTCGTTGTATGCACG accGAGCGACTCAGTGgcatcgtcgacggcggtgtCGGCCGCGTCGTCGCGGGCGAcgtccgcgtcgtcgcggGCGGCGTCGGCCGCAGGAACggccgcgtcgacgtcgcaggCAGGAACGCCGGTGgcatcggcgtcggcgccgtcCTTTCCCGCGGAAAAGGATCCGACGGTTTTCGAGAGTCTCGCCATAGCCGAAAGGAGCATCGAACAATTAGTCACGCTGTCGAAGCC cggcggcgatgagGCTACGAAGC agtCTTTGGTGGACGCCTGTGGAACG TTGTGCACACCGATTCTCGATTCCGTTTCGCGATGCAAGGCGGAGCTGGAGAGGGTCATCCTTAACAATGACAGAGACATT atagaACAGCAGGTCATGGAGGAACAAGAGCAATGTGGCGTCAAAATATCAG CTGAACTCGACATTGAGCAACCCGCAATGGGAGTCGATATTCTGCCTTTGAAGTATGACCCGGAAACGGAAAATCCCGCCAGCAAACAGGATCTGGCCAATCGTAAGCACTTTGTGCCGGGCTTGAGAAAGGTGGTGGATCCCAAGCGTTTGGACGAG ATGGTCGACAATTTGGTGACGTGGGATTTTGACGCATTCTCGTTTAAGGACGTTTGCGGTTCTCATCCGCTTGTCTCCATGTGCCACTTCACTTTTTGC CATTGGGACTTGTACAATCAACTTCACATTAGAGAGTCCGTTGCTGTGAGATACTTCTGCGAAATAGAG gCAATGTACAACGACAATCCCTATCACAACTGCCTTCACGCGGCTGACGTCGTTCAAGCGACAAACTTTTTGCTGAGTGCGGCCAGAGTGAGG caAATTCTCTCGCTGGATGAAACATTCGCTCTTCtatttgccgccgccgttcacgacgtcgatcatCCTGGTTTCACTAACGAGTTCTTGTGGCTAATAc AGGATCCTATTGCCGTGATGTATCACGGCGTTCGCAGCCTCGAGCATCATCACGTGAAGCTGGCGTTCAAAACCCTTTgg AGGTCTGAGGACTACAATTTACTGAGTGGGACCACTTTCGACAAAACGCAAGCACGATTCGAGAAATTGGTCTCTAGACTG gtccttggcACTGACATCAGCGGCGGACGTGTTGCCTCTCGCCTGGCTTCACTCTGCTGTCTCGTCAAGGCAGATCAGGATGCGACACGACCTGAGGGCAAGGTGGATGTAGAAAAGGATCCCGTGTGGAAGAAACAGAGACATCGCGTGAAT TTGATGAAGAGCATTCTCAATTCCGCCGATGTCAGCAACCCGGGACGCCTATTCTACATTGCCGACAAGTGGAAGGAGGCGATAACCGAAGAGTTCTTCAATCAA ggagacgaggaaaaaaagagagggCTTCAGCTGACTTCCATTATGAACAGAGAGGCAAATCCGGCAGTAACACAG cGTATGTTTTTGAACATCTGCGTGTATCCATTTTGGGCCCAGTTGGCCAAAATAATTGAACCCCTTGGGACGGTGCCGCCGAAAGGCGAAAAGTTGCCAATTGACGACGCAGTGCAGACTGTATATAACAATTTGGCAAAATGGTTCGAGATAGCACCCCCTGAAAAGCCGGATGACGAAAAGCCACCTGAAGCAAAGCCGGCTGATGAAAAGCCACCTGAAGCAAAGCCAGCTGATGAAAAGCCACCTGAAGCAAAGCCGGCTGATGAAAAGCCACCTGAAGCAAAGCCAGCTGATGAAAAGCCGGCTGAGTAG
- the LOC136190479 gene encoding 3',5'-cyclic-AMP phosphodiesterase 4C-like isoform X2, with translation MHVASSVRRYKIGLWSLPDLSASAPWFLLAIVLLYVTAQQFHIRTKTATRQASPRDVGDGPSPSPKNQSQRLRSSSLPAIKPLELRQTHHSVLSPLVPIMEQPKGTPKRKSASIADMGPFYVAPRSERRPSFVDLTLSLYARPSDSVASSTAVSAASSRATSASSRAASAAGTAASTSQAGTPVASASAPSFPAEKDPTVFESLAIAERSIEQLVTLSKPGGDEATKQSLVDACGTLCTPILDSVSRCKAELERVILNNDRDIIEQQVMEEQEQCGVKISAELDIEQPAMGVDILPLKYDPETENPASKQDLANRKHFVPGLRKVVDPKRLDEMVDNLVTWDFDAFSFKDVCGSHPLVSMCHFTFCHWDLYNQLHIRESVAVRYFCEIEAMYNDNPYHNCLHAADVVQATNFLLSAARVRQILSLDETFALLFAAAVHDVDHPGFTNEFLWLIQDPIAVMYHGVRSLEHHHVKLAFKTLWRSEDYNLLSGTTFDKTQARFEKLVSRLVLGTDISGGRVASRLASLCCLVKADQDATRPEGKVDVEKDPVWKKQRHRVNLMKSILNSADVSNPGRLFYIADKWKEAITEEFFNQGDEEKKRGLQLTSIMNREANPAVTQRMFLNICVYPFWAQLAKIIEPLGTVPPKGEKLPIDDAVQTVYNNLAKWFEIAPPEKPDDEKPPEAKPADEKPPEAKPADEKPPEAKPADEKPAE, from the exons ATGCACGTGGCGTCTAGCGTGCGGCGTTATAAGATAGGACTTTGGTCCTTGCCAGATCTATCAGCGTCAGCACCTTGGTTTCTTCTCGCGATCGTATTGCTCTACGTGACCGCCCAGCAATTCCATATACGGACAAAAACGGCTACCCGTCAAGCATCAccacgcgacgtcggcgacggcccgtcgccgtcgccaaagAACCAATCACAACGGCTccgctcctcctccctccCCGCCATAAAACCCCTCGAATTGCGACAAACTCACCACAGCGTCCTCTCGCCTCTCGTGCCGATCATGGAGCAACCGAAGGGAACGCCCAAG agaaaatcggcgtcgaTAGCAGATATGGGACCTTTTTACGTCGCTcc TCGCTCTGAACGTCGCCCGTCCTTCGTCGACTTGACGTTGTCGTTGTATGCACG accGAGCGACTCAGTGgcatcgtcgacggcggtgtCGGCCGCGTCGTCGCGGGCGAcgtccgcgtcgtcgcggGCGGCGTCGGCCGCAGGAACggccgcgtcgacgtcgcaggCAGGAACGCCGGTGgcatcggcgtcggcgccgtcCTTTCCCGCGGAAAAGGATCCGACGGTTTTCGAGAGTCTCGCCATAGCCGAAAGGAGCATCGAACAATTAGTCACGCTGTCGAAGCC cggcggcgatgagGCTACGAAGC agtCTTTGGTGGACGCCTGTGGAACG TTGTGCACACCGATTCTCGATTCCGTTTCGCGATGCAAGGCGGAGCTGGAGAGGGTCATCCTTAACAATGACAGAGACATT atagaACAGCAGGTCATGGAGGAACAAGAGCAATGTGGCGTCAAAATATCAG CTGAACTCGACATTGAGCAACCCGCAATGGGAGTCGATATTCTGCCTTTGAAGTATGACCCGGAAACGGAAAATCCCGCCAGCAAACAGGATCTGGCCAATCGTAAGCACTTTGTGCCGGGCTTGAGAAAGGTGGTGGATCCCAAGCGTTTGGACGAG ATGGTCGACAATTTGGTGACGTGGGATTTTGACGCATTCTCGTTTAAGGACGTTTGCGGTTCTCATCCGCTTGTCTCCATGTGCCACTTCACTTTTTGC CATTGGGACTTGTACAATCAACTTCACATTAGAGAGTCCGTTGCTGTGAGATACTTCTGCGAAATAGAG gCAATGTACAACGACAATCCCTATCACAACTGCCTTCACGCGGCTGACGTCGTTCAAGCGACAAACTTTTTGCTGAGTGCGGCCAGAGTGAGG caAATTCTCTCGCTGGATGAAACATTCGCTCTTCtatttgccgccgccgttcacgacgtcgatcatCCTGGTTTCACTAACGAGTTCTTGTGGCTAATAc AGGATCCTATTGCCGTGATGTATCACGGCGTTCGCAGCCTCGAGCATCATCACGTGAAGCTGGCGTTCAAAACCCTTTgg AGGTCTGAGGACTACAATTTACTGAGTGGGACCACTTTCGACAAAACGCAAGCACGATTCGAGAAATTGGTCTCTAGACTG gtccttggcACTGACATCAGCGGCGGACGTGTTGCCTCTCGCCTGGCTTCACTCTGCTGTCTCGTCAAGGCAGATCAGGATGCGACACGACCTGAGGGCAAGGTGGATGTAGAAAAGGATCCCGTGTGGAAGAAACAGAGACATCGCGTGAAT TTGATGAAGAGCATTCTCAATTCCGCCGATGTCAGCAACCCGGGACGCCTATTCTACATTGCCGACAAGTGGAAGGAGGCGATAACCGAAGAGTTCTTCAATCAA ggagacgaggaaaaaaagagagggCTTCAGCTGACTTCCATTATGAACAGAGAGGCAAATCCGGCAGTAACACAG cGTATGTTTTTGAACATCTGCGTGTATCCATTTTGGGCCCAGTTGGCCAAAATAATTGAACCCCTTGGGACGGTGCCGCCGAAAGGCGAAAAGTTGCCAATTGACGACGCAGTGCAGACTGTATATAACAATTTGGCAAAATGGTTCGAGATAGCACCCCCTGAAAAGCCGGATGACGAAAAGCCACCTGAAGCAAAGCCGGCTGATGAAAAGCCACCTGAAGCAAAGCCAGCTGATGAAAAGCCAC CTGAAGCAAAGCCAGCTGATGAAAAGCCGGCTGAGTAG